Proteins encoded together in one Nostoc sp. PCC 7524 window:
- a CDS encoding NUMOD3 domain-containing DNA-binding protein: MTTGIYAIINKIDGKSYIGSATKSFNHRWYNHKYYLRLNKHHSPYLQRAWNKYGGDSFEFKILEIIPKEEWIYNKYVTDFEQIYLDTYQPEYNICPTAGSKIGYKHSEETKKKIGNSNKGKTRSEEARKRFSESYKGKSPSLETREKIRLANTGRIKSEEERKKLSIANSKKKWVVTSSLMEEQIVTSLSAFCRENNISVSCLHRVAQGKRNHHKGWKCRPFGGEV, encoded by the coding sequence ATGACTACAGGTATATATGCCATCATCAACAAGATTGATGGTAAATCTTATATTGGAAGTGCTACTAAAAGTTTTAATCATAGGTGGTATAACCATAAATACTATCTAAGATTAAATAAACATCACTCCCCTTATCTTCAAAGAGCTTGGAATAAATATGGTGGGGATAGTTTTGAATTTAAAATCTTAGAAATAATTCCTAAAGAAGAATGGATCTATAATAAGTATGTAACAGACTTTGAGCAAATTTATTTAGATACCTATCAGCCCGAATACAATATATGCCCTACTGCTGGTAGTAAAATAGGTTATAAACATTCTGAGGAAACTAAAAAGAAAATTGGAAATTCCAATAAAGGTAAGACTCGTTCAGAGGAGGCTAGAAAGAGATTCAGTGAATCTTATAAAGGTAAATCTCCTTCTCTAGAAACAAGGGAGAAGATTAGATTAGCTAATACAGGTAGGATTAAATCAGAAGAAGAAAGGAAGAAACTTAGTATAGCTAATTCAAAGAAGAAGTGGGTAGTAACCTCTTCTCTTATGGAAGAACAAATTGTTACAAGTCTATCCGCTTTTTGTAGGGAGAATAATATTTCTGTTTCTTGTTTACATAGAGTCGCACAAGGAAAGAGAAATCACCACAAAGGCTGGAAATGTAGACCTTTTGGGGGTGAGGTTTAA
- a CDS encoding baseplate J/gp47 family protein, with translation MTTEPLTSIILDPQAEEELALRSQARVFNESGGLLNDFSENSPVAALIQGQAFAGAELLYYINQLPLALVIDFLKITGVERSLGTKATTTLTFTLITPQSTTFTIPEGFEVVDLSGRYSFFTDAPLQIPPGLTSGSVTATAEEVGSAYNLAPYTIVGATQPLTFLSQVVNTEPSSGGTDAETVEETISRGLAQLRLRNLVSANDYEQAAENILGQGSVAKAIGLLSQNKLNTEELGAVHLFLLNANQEPANQAQISQVRNQLSSRIQLGTRLYISPMELLPISGDLIAKLVPGAKLDEVINDLWEAYQDYLNPSTYPPGQDVIMNEVEYHLRLTGGIKDIQLLSLNNQPVNVPLPNLYTLPTPYSLFIQLVDVEGNIYQQVMGEGESPDFFIN, from the coding sequence ATGACAACAGAACCTTTAACATCAATAATTTTAGATCCCCAGGCAGAGGAGGAATTAGCTCTAAGATCCCAAGCCAGAGTATTTAATGAATCTGGGGGTTTATTAAATGACTTCTCAGAGAATTCCCCTGTAGCTGCTTTAATTCAAGGTCAAGCTTTTGCAGGAGCAGAACTTTTATACTACATTAATCAGTTACCTTTAGCTTTAGTTATAGATTTCCTCAAGATAACTGGAGTAGAGAGGAGTTTAGGTACTAAAGCTACCACTACACTAACCTTCACCCTAATAACTCCTCAATCCACTACCTTCACAATACCTGAAGGCTTTGAGGTAGTAGATTTATCTGGTAGATATTCATTCTTCACCGATGCTCCCTTACAAATACCTCCAGGACTAACTTCCGGTTCTGTAACTGCTACTGCTGAGGAAGTTGGTAGTGCTTATAACCTAGCACCTTACACGATTGTAGGAGCTACTCAACCTCTTACTTTCCTATCTCAGGTAGTTAATACTGAGCCTTCCTCTGGAGGTACTGATGCAGAGACAGTAGAGGAGACTATCAGTAGGGGATTAGCTCAACTAAGGTTAAGGAACCTAGTATCTGCCAATGATTATGAGCAAGCTGCTGAGAATATTCTAGGACAGGGTTCAGTAGCTAAAGCAATAGGACTACTCTCTCAGAATAAATTAAATACAGAGGAATTAGGTGCGGTACATTTATTCCTCCTGAATGCTAACCAAGAACCTGCTAATCAGGCTCAAATCTCCCAAGTAAGAAATCAATTAAGCTCTAGGATTCAGTTAGGTACTCGGCTATATATCAGCCCAATGGAGCTATTACCTATTAGTGGAGACTTAATAGCTAAATTAGTACCTGGAGCTAAATTAGATGAAGTTATTAATGACCTTTGGGAAGCTTATCAGGATTATCTAAATCCCTCTACTTATCCACCGGGTCAGGATGTAATTATGAATGAGGTAGAGTACCATTTAAGATTAACTGGGGGAATAAAAGATATTCAATTATTATCGTTAAATAACCAACCCGTTAATGTACCCTTACCTAATTTATATACCCTTCCTACACCTTATAGTCTCTTTATTCAATTAGTAGATGTTGAAGGTAATATCTATCAACAAGTAATGGGAGAAGGTGAATCTCCTGATTTCTTTATAAATTAA
- a CDS encoding WD40/YVTN/BNR-like repeat-containing protein, giving the protein MKLSVGLGLISNKFNPKEDYKSDTVLIGAGGFVLGLRSHPLEADLLYCFTDVGGAYRFDPINESWILITKFPFFEGSPGHQYGIEDLALDPSNPDIVYISSGKYATQGVKGDFLKSTDKGNTWTKLGLDVYIGANHSHRRTGPMIQISPHDNNHIVVATHHEGIWITFNGGQNTGDWVQANLIPCTPYIQFSSWHVAKAIRAIWIDLIDPDVVYACLSDLTYTLFNGTVVRPYLTEDAGLYKSTDKGITWTKVPSQPTGLTRVNKITQSPNGTIWITHTTGFCKFNPTTGEFTDYNNTTLGINSTGFGGIAVSPFDPLEVTVFTLGNWGKQRIFRTTDEGSTWNEIVYTYETMPWSTPSPNARYTPTETADCTYNRHIPSNKPDELYFSTWFAVYKSTNTRSNSPHFNLLIKHIELLVTLGLFCPPKQEDYNIPPLISGHADLGAYVH; this is encoded by the coding sequence ATGAAACTATCAGTAGGATTGGGATTAATTTCCAATAAGTTTAATCCCAAGGAAGACTATAAATCAGATACAGTTCTTATAGGTGCTGGAGGTTTTGTACTAGGCTTAAGGAGTCACCCACTGGAGGCTGATTTACTTTACTGCTTTACTGATGTCGGTGGAGCCTATAGATTTGATCCTATAAATGAAAGTTGGATTCTGATTACTAAATTTCCTTTCTTTGAGGGGAGTCCTGGGCATCAGTATGGTATTGAAGATTTAGCCTTAGATCCCTCTAATCCTGATATTGTATACATCTCTTCAGGGAAGTATGCTACCCAAGGAGTAAAGGGTGACTTTTTAAAATCAACTGATAAGGGTAATACCTGGACTAAGTTAGGGTTAGATGTCTATATAGGGGCTAATCATTCTCATAGACGCACTGGCCCAATGATTCAAATATCTCCTCATGATAATAATCATATTGTTGTAGCTACTCACCATGAAGGGATTTGGATTACTTTTAATGGAGGGCAGAATACAGGGGATTGGGTTCAAGCTAACTTAATTCCCTGTACTCCTTATATTCAATTTTCTTCATGGCACGTAGCTAAAGCTATTAGAGCTATCTGGATTGATTTAATAGATCCTGATGTAGTTTATGCTTGTTTATCAGATTTAACTTATACCTTATTTAATGGAACAGTTGTAAGACCTTATCTCACAGAGGATGCGGGGTTATATAAATCAACAGATAAGGGGATAACTTGGACTAAGGTTCCTTCTCAACCTACTGGGCTTACCAGGGTTAATAAGATTACTCAATCCCCTAATGGAACTATTTGGATAACACATACCACAGGATTCTGTAAATTTAATCCTACCACTGGTGAATTTACTGATTATAATAATACTACTTTAGGGATTAATTCTACTGGATTTGGAGGTATTGCAGTCTCTCCTTTTGACCCTTTAGAAGTTACTGTATTTACTTTAGGTAATTGGGGTAAGCAGAGAATATTTAGGACTACTGATGAGGGTTCTACCTGGAATGAGATAGTTTACACTTATGAAACTATGCCTTGGTCTACTCCAAGTCCTAATGCTCGTTATACTCCTACCGAGACAGCAGACTGCACCTATAACAGGCATATTCCTAGTAATAAGCCTGATGAGCTTTATTTCTCTACTTGGTTTGCGGTTTATAAATCAACAAATACTAGAAGTAATTCTCCCCACTTTAATCTATTAATTAAACATATAGAGTTATTAGTAACTTTAGGTTTATTCTGCCCTCCTAAACAAGAGGATTATAATATTCCTCCCCTTATCTCAGGTCATGCTGATTTAGGAGCTTACGTCCATTAA
- a CDS encoding D-Ala-D-Ala carboxypeptidase family metallohydrolase — MNKFPKLNEVVDRNLVIELDKAPKELVKEIQTKLKLKGLYNYEVDGIVGNLTRKAFAEFKESVWLSHPTLIGSSVAANLLEIGEHRVSEQTQVSNYSPLTISRTGKSMRLPNGNTVFENEAVIEGISLTWGEVTKGCTRVPENNQIVSNIIETAKLFGEIRDKWGSPIIITSGYRPPAINRAVGGASKSQHIIGRALDIRNSTGDIYKLYDLILGVMRARGTGGLGRGMRLSFCHIDTRNNSLVIFDY, encoded by the coding sequence AAATCTAGTAATCGAGCTGGATAAAGCTCCTAAAGAGTTAGTTAAAGAAATCCAAACTAAGCTTAAATTAAAGGGGTTATATAACTATGAGGTGGATGGTATTGTAGGTAATCTAACTAGAAAGGCATTTGCTGAATTTAAGGAATCTGTATGGTTATCTCACCCTACCTTAATAGGTTCAAGTGTAGCGGCTAACTTATTAGAGATAGGTGAACATAGAGTTAGTGAACAAACTCAAGTTAGTAACTATAGCCCCCTAACAATATCTAGAACGGGTAAATCAATGAGATTGCCTAATGGTAATACCGTTTTTGAGAACGAAGCTGTTATAGAAGGTATTTCACTAACCTGGGGTGAGGTGACTAAGGGTTGTACTAGAGTCCCTGAGAATAATCAAATTGTCAGTAATATTATTGAGACAGCTAAACTGTTTGGTGAAATTAGAGATAAATGGGGCAGCCCTATTATAATTACCTCTGGTTATAGACCTCCTGCTATTAATCGTGCTGTTGGAGGAGCTAGCAAAAGTCAGCATATTATTGGTAGAGCATTAGACATACGGAACTCTACCGGAGATATTTATAAACTATATGACCTAATCCTAGGAGTTATGAGAGCTAGAGGTACAGGAGGGTTAGGCAGGGGTATGCGTTTATCCTTCTGTCATATTGATACCCGTAATAATTCTCTAGTTATCTTTGATTATTAA
- a CDS encoding phage tail protein yields the protein MQTQIAWQTGRPIFSRLPEVYQENAIANYLTAFWDELLVNNKARIDDLPRQLNPLTCDANWLDFLAPLCGFTGEYWDRKWQDNFKRNLIASSYQRIWSNKGSRECLSTVLICFKIPHNIATMGDFILGQSKLGVDPLGSLAFKYIIYLRSSYQGTPEVKLVEKLNKLFGPCWCKSEVIFDDSVVSMNIEQELNSLLLSLMLT from the coding sequence ATGCAAACGCAAATCGCGTGGCAGACAGGTAGACCTATCTTCTCAAGACTTCCAGAGGTTTATCAAGAGAATGCGATCGCTAACTATCTAACAGCATTCTGGGATGAATTATTAGTTAACAATAAAGCTAGAATTGATGATTTACCTCGACAGCTTAATCCTCTTACCTGTGATGCTAATTGGTTAGATTTCTTAGCACCTTTATGTGGTTTTACGGGAGAGTATTGGGATAGAAAATGGCAAGATAACTTTAAAAGAAACTTAATAGCTAGTTCATACCAAAGGATATGGTCTAACAAAGGTAGTAGGGAATGTTTATCTACTGTATTAATTTGCTTTAAAATCCCTCATAACATTGCTACTATGGGTGATTTCATATTAGGTCAATCTAAATTAGGAGTAGATCCATTAGGCAGTTTGGCTTTTAAATATATCATTTACCTACGAAGTTCTTATCAAGGAACTCCTGAAGTCAAGTTAGTAGAGAAATTAAATAAACTATTCGGTCCTTGTTGGTGTAAATCCGAAGTTATATTTGATGATTCTGTAGTTTCTATGAATATAGAGCAGGAATTAAACTCCCTACTTCTGTCATTAATGCTTACTTAA
- a CDS encoding lysozyme gives MTTGIAFPLTLDKSRGNLLMASEGELIKGHILSWLQTQPRERVMRPQYGMRDPLFNSASDISIFASEVQEGLRRYIPDIDFQVYGSINDAGEAVLSIFWEDESITLRVSL, from the coding sequence ATGACAACAGGCATAGCATTTCCCCTAACTTTAGATAAATCTAGGGGCAATTTATTAATGGCTTCTGAAGGGGAATTGATTAAAGGTCATATTCTTTCCTGGTTACAAACTCAGCCTAGAGAGCGTGTAATGAGACCCCAATATGGAATGAGAGATCCATTATTTAATTCCGCATCAGATATATCTATCTTTGCTAGTGAAGTACAGGAAGGATTGAGAAGATATATCCCAGATATTGACTTCCAGGTATATGGATCTATTAATGATGCAGGAGAGGCTGTCTTAAGTATCTTTTGGGAAGATGAGAGTATTACTTTAAGAGTATCTTTATAA
- a CDS encoding phage tail protein — protein MTRKVFQNGQPLFAEDVNAIAYPIPDGQDFIGRGPKVIDEYLDDAPTQIKSRFYSFYDRLKVSHTTGLAFSYLGGAVLLSNGVVTTISPGTISVANNATNYIFVGSNGAVQSSTQLPNECFPLAIVTTSGGTVSGGVIDLRDKIIDRVSPGTIPVEQIVPSGTGMEFWGSVLPSGWLWCDGSLYEPSQYPTLFAAIGYTFGQSGTRFRVPDKRGRVSVGAGQGSGLTNRLLGQIFGEESVTLNVAQLPSHSHGINDLGHSHSVNDPSHSHGISDPGHFHNIYAWIGRPGVFDDGLTDAFTTNKNVAIAGEDQNNKAYIATNANGVQLVANSGTNIGIFGSRTNISIASQGTGITINPQGGNGSHNNIQPSIVCNAIIKI, from the coding sequence ATGACAAGAAAAGTATTCCAAAATGGACAACCCCTCTTTGCTGAGGATGTTAATGCCATTGCATATCCTATACCAGATGGACAGGATTTTATAGGCAGAGGCCCCAAAGTAATTGATGAGTATTTAGACGATGCCCCTACTCAAATAAAATCCAGATTCTACAGCTTCTATGACAGATTAAAAGTCAGCCACACTACAGGGTTGGCTTTTTCTTATTTAGGAGGGGCTGTACTTCTAAGTAATGGTGTTGTGACTACCATTAGCCCAGGTACTATTTCAGTTGCTAATAATGCTACTAACTATATATTTGTAGGAAGTAATGGTGCTGTTCAATCCTCCACTCAATTACCTAATGAATGCTTTCCTCTAGCTATAGTTACCACAAGTGGAGGAACAGTATCAGGTGGTGTAATTGATTTAAGAGACAAAATAATAGATAGAGTCAGCCCTGGAACCATCCCCGTTGAACAGATAGTTCCTTCTGGTACTGGAATGGAATTCTGGGGTAGTGTTCTCCCTTCTGGTTGGTTATGGTGTGATGGTAGTTTATATGAACCTTCTCAATACCCTACATTGTTTGCTGCAATTGGTTACACTTTTGGTCAATCTGGTACTAGGTTTAGAGTGCCAGACAAGAGAGGTAGAGTTAGCGTTGGTGCAGGTCAAGGTAGTGGCTTAACTAATAGATTACTTGGTCAGATCTTTGGTGAAGAAAGCGTAACCTTAAACGTTGCTCAACTACCTTCTCACTCTCATGGAATTAATGATCTAGGACACTCCCACTCTGTTAATGATCCAAGTCATAGTCATGGAATAAGTGATCCAGGGCATTTTCATAATATATATGCTTGGATTGGTAGACCTGGAGTTTTTGATGATGGGCTTACAGATGCCTTTACTACTAATAAGAACGTAGCTATTGCAGGGGAAGACCAGAATAATAAAGCTTATATTGCAACTAATGCTAATGGTGTTCAATTAGTAGCAAATTCAGGTACAAATATAGGAATATTCGGAAGTAGAACTAATATTAGTATTGCTTCTCAAGGTACTGGAATCACTATTAATCCTCAAGGTGGTAACGGCTCTCATAACAATATTCAACCTAGTATTGTTTGCAACGCTATTATTAAAATCTAA